One genomic window of Luteitalea pratensis includes the following:
- the dprA gene encoding DNA-processing protein DprA: MALALAAGARPALSAAALKARLPSWPVLPLPESLEVLGMQGPGAVAHWRAEAGRVLDRAAPHGYDVRWPAHPAYPALLGTIVDPPLLLWTRGDAALLDAPAVALVGSRESTMGGREVAFRLAADLAAAGVLVASGFARGIDAAVHRGALSTGRSMAVLGCGLDQPYPSDHGPLGGDIEAAGVLVSEFPPGAPPLSHHFPLRNRALSGLCRAVIVVQAARRSGSLITARLALEQGREVMAVPGDVRTGANAGGHALIRDGARLVECASDILEELGWARVARAERAERGDDDREHGGVQGTSEMGVPAAPAAAALLRQVAREDGVTLDELLVETGRNGGDLLGELLDLELAGLVRRDAAGRFLRAERKW, encoded by the coding sequence GTGGCGCTCGCGCTGGCCGCCGGCGCCCGGCCGGCCCTGTCCGCCGCCGCGCTCAAGGCGAGGCTGCCGTCCTGGCCGGTCCTGCCTCTGCCCGAGAGTCTGGAGGTGCTCGGCATGCAGGGGCCCGGCGCCGTCGCTCACTGGCGTGCCGAGGCGGGCCGTGTCCTGGATCGCGCCGCGCCGCATGGCTACGACGTCCGCTGGCCCGCACATCCCGCGTATCCAGCCCTGCTCGGCACAATCGTGGATCCGCCCCTGTTGCTCTGGACCCGTGGCGACGCCGCGCTGCTCGACGCGCCCGCCGTCGCTCTCGTGGGTTCGCGCGAATCGACGATGGGAGGCCGCGAGGTGGCGTTCCGGCTGGCGGCCGATCTGGCTGCGGCCGGGGTGCTCGTCGCCAGCGGGTTCGCTCGTGGCATCGATGCCGCCGTGCACCGGGGCGCCCTGTCCACGGGCCGCTCGATGGCCGTGCTCGGTTGCGGCCTCGACCAGCCCTACCCGAGCGACCACGGCCCGCTCGGCGGCGACATCGAGGCCGCCGGCGTGCTCGTGAGTGAGTTTCCGCCCGGCGCGCCACCCCTCTCGCACCATTTCCCGCTGCGCAACCGTGCCTTGAGCGGCCTCTGCCGCGCGGTCATCGTCGTGCAGGCCGCGCGGCGGAGCGGTTCGCTGATCACCGCCCGACTCGCGCTCGAACAGGGGCGCGAGGTGATGGCGGTGCCCGGCGATGTCCGCACTGGCGCCAACGCAGGCGGTCACGCCCTCATCCGGGACGGTGCCCGCCTCGTGGAATGCGCGTCAGACATTCTGGAAGAGCTTGGTTGGGCGCGCGTCGCGCGTGCCGAAAGGGCGGAGCGAGGCGATGACGACAGGGAGCATGGGGGCGTGCAGGGGACTTCGGAAATGGGTGTCCCAGCGGCCCCGGCGGCCGCAGCGCTGCTGAGGCAGGTAGCGCGGGAGGACGGTGTCACGCTCGATGAACTGCTGGTCGAGACGGGGCGGAATGGCGGGGATTTACTGGGTGAGTTGCTCGATCTGGAACTCGCCGGACTCGTTCGTCGCGATGCCGCTGGTCGATTCTTGCGCGCTGAACGGAAGTGGTAA
- a CDS encoding tetratricopeptide repeat protein, with the protein MTKTRSWMLALAVVLGASGVASAQNPRDQAKSQVEFGITVAQKGLWQEAVFRWERATEIDPTYAAAFNNLGIAFEQLGKFEQAGKAYEKALELEPQNLSIQQNYDLFKEINDRAKRNTGTSGS; encoded by the coding sequence ATGACCAAGACCCGTTCCTGGATGCTCGCGCTGGCCGTGGTGCTGGGTGCGTCCGGTGTCGCGTCGGCGCAAAACCCCCGCGACCAGGCAAAGTCGCAGGTCGAGTTCGGCATCACCGTTGCGCAAAAGGGGCTGTGGCAGGAGGCGGTGTTCCGGTGGGAACGCGCCACCGAGATCGATCCGACGTATGCGGCGGCCTTCAACAACCTGGGCATCGCGTTCGAGCAGCTCGGGAAGTTCGAGCAGGCGGGCAAGGCCTACGAAAAGGCGCTGGAGCTCGAGCCGCAGAACCTCTCGATTCAGCAGAACTACGATCTGTTCAAGGAAATCAATGACCGCGCCAAGAGGAACACCGGGACTTCGGGGAGCTAG